In the Natronoglycomyces albus genome, CAGTGCATCAGGGTTGACTTGCCGGAGCCCGAGGGGCCCATGATGGCGGTGTACTGACCGGTGGCAAATTCGATCGAGACATCTCGCAGCGCGACGACTTGGGCTTCGCCGTGGCCGTAGGCCTTCCATAGGCCCTCGGCGCGAACCGCGTTGGTCTTGGCGACAGCTGGTGTAGTAGACACAGCTGTTCCTCCTTAGCTTCGTGTGAATCCGAGTAGTTCGTTATCGGTAGGTACAAAACTATGCTGATTACGGGCCGAAAACCTCCTGCTTGGGCAGGTTTTTGTATCTCCACCTGTAGGGGGAGAAGCAGCCCGATGGTCCTCCTGGGAGCGGGCCCACAGGAGGAGACAACCCATCGAGCGATGGACGACACACTCCTCCCATTTTCCGTAACCCCAGCTAGATAGCGCCCTATGACATATCGGACATCGTACTCGGGAGTGGCGAGTTGGGGCTCTTGTAGATGATGGGACGCCGCGATTCCTTGACGGAGGGCACTTTTCCGTGTGCGCGCGGAGACTCTATCCACGTTTGAAGAAGGGCACTCACGTCTGGGTGGGAGTCAGCATGGCGCGCATGCCATATTCCTGATGTCGTTGGCGCCTTGGGGCGCGGGACGTCGAGTGTCTCGCCGGTAGATTCAGGCACTGTGTGACGGCCTGGCTTGTCGCTGGTGAGCGGTGAGGGCGGCCAAACTTCCCGTGACCGTGAGGACGGCCAAGCTGAGCACCAAGATCGGAAGATCGTCGACGGCGAAGATGCCGGCAACTCCGATAACAGCCAGGACTCCCATGGCGAGAAAGCGGGATCGCGCAATCCGTCCAAAGCGAGAGCGGAGGAACAAGATGTTGCCGATGAGGTAGACCAGGGGACCGCCCACGGTGACGATCACAATTGCTGGTGTGAGGTGGTCGTGAGAGAGCCGCAGCTCGGTGGAGACTGCGACCAATATCGCGCCGAAGACCATGAAGGCATGGGCGTAGGCGTACGCCGACCGTAGAGCGCCGGTGGAACCGTCACCCCCTTTTGTATCGGGACCTGCAAGCGCGAAGTAGTTCCACCACAGCACGAACAAGGACGCGAACCCCACTAGGAGGCTCAGCGCCATCGACGGTGTGATCCCGCCTGCGTAGACGACGGTGCCACCCATCAACAAGATGGATTCGCCCAAGGCGATGATGAACACGAGGCGATTGCGTTCCGCCAAGTGTTCTGAGTCGGTCTCCCACAGATGCATGGGAGCAGCGCCGACTCCGGGAACTCGAAAGTGGGCCAACGGTGCAAGGTAGTCGATGAGAACCGCGATCAGCCACAAGATCAACCGTGCCTCTGGTTCCGCAGCCGCCCCAGCCACCCAAAACACTCCAGCGGCCAATGTCCATATGAGCAACATCCGGTAGTTGGCCGCGAGCTGTTCGCCTTTGAAGGTGAGCATGATGAAAACGGGCCGCAGGATTCCCATGAAGAGGTAACAGGCCACGAACAGCCACGCGCCGTTACCGAAAGCGTCTGGTATCGCGATCGACATGCCCAAGGCCGCCAACATGAGTGTGCCGGAGAATAGCTGTACTGATGTGCGGGAGGGATTGAGCCAGTTCATGGCCCATGCGGTGTAGTTCCACCCCCACCACACCGCACCGAACACGATGACTGTTTGAGCAGCTCCCTGCCACGTTAGATGCTCGATCAGCAAGTGTGAGAGTTGAATGATCGCAAAGACGTAGACTAGATCAAAGAATAGTTCAACCGGCCCGACTTCGGACTTGCTTCGACGGGTGCGGGTACGCCGGGACGTTGTATCCAAAGCCAGTCAGTCCTTACCGTTGTAGCGTATGAAGCGAGTCCTCAGTGACGGCGAGATTCACACTAAATCTCGCAGCTGATCCTATCTTCAAATGTCCTCGTTTTTTGAATTATGGAGATGTGTTGATATTTCGAAAATGGTTCGCATATGAGGGCGTCTCTTAGGTGGATGCCAGTGGCCGTCGCGCAGATGGGCCACTGTGTAATGGGTGAGAAGGTATATGACCTCCTAAGAGCTTCTATCAGGTTTCTCTTCCTACTGCGGTGGTGTGCTGTCGCGCCTGGCCGCGTTGTCAGCCCTTGCCCATACCCGCTGGGTATGAACAAGCACCTCCGCCTCCCCACGCACTGACAGCACACCATCCTCACCACGGAAACAAACCTGATAGGAGCTCTAAGTATTATCAATGAGGCTTATGCAAAAGGCACTTTCAGCGTTCTCGTCGGCTCGTTTACCCGCGTAAACTTCGCCTCCTGCGGCCTTGAATTTGCACTTTTGCATAAGCCTCTGAGTACGCTAACGATCTCATTTCGCGTAGTAGTATTTCGGTATCCTTGCGGCATTTGACGCAGGAAGCCGGAGTCGTGAATGTGCTTGAAAATGGGCTGAGTTCGCTCGACGAAAGGTTTCGAGCGTGCACTGTGGATGATAATGGTGAGGAAATTCAATCACAGTGGAGGGAAAACATACCTTACGGGATACTAACGTTTATTCGGTGTCGACGACCGATAGATATCCCGTGGTTACTAGTTTTGTGTCCGAGAGACGAAGGCGTTCTATACCAGTTTTTCTTGGGCTCAGGCGCCGGGCTGGACCAGCCCTGATTCGTAGGCCAGTACGACCGCTTGAACGCGGTCGCGGACACCGAGCTTGGCCAATAGGTTGCCCACGTGGGTCTTGACCGTGGTTTCACCGACGACGAGTTCGGCCGCGATCTCGGAGTTCGTGAGGCCCTTGGCTACGAGCATGAGGACTTCACGCTCGCGGTTGGTGAGGTTGTTCAGGGTCTCAGGCGACTTTGTCGCCGAGGTCGGGTCGTGTTCGGCGAAACGACCCAGCAGCGTCGTGAGGATACGCGGCGCGACAACAGCGCCACCGTTCGCGACCGTGCGAATCGCCTCGACCAAGTCTTCGGACGGCACATCCTTGCACAGGAAACCGGCGGCTCCGGCGCGCAGCGCCCCGACCACATATTCATCCAAGTCGAACGTGGTGAGGATGAGAACGCGGACCGGAAGATTCGCCTCGGTGATATCGGCCGTCGCTGCCACGCCGTCCTTGCGAGGCATGCGAATGTCCATCAAGATGACGTCGGGTTGCAGCTTGCGGGCCAGTTCGA is a window encoding:
- a CDS encoding low temperature requirement protein A: MDTTSRRTRTRRSKSEVGPVELFFDLVYVFAIIQLSHLLIEHLTWQGAAQTVIVFGAVWWGWNYTAWAMNWLNPSRTSVQLFSGTLMLAALGMSIAIPDAFGNGAWLFVACYLFMGILRPVFIMLTFKGEQLAANYRMLLIWTLAAGVFWVAGAAAEPEARLILWLIAVLIDYLAPLAHFRVPGVGAAPMHLWETDSEHLAERNRLVFIIALGESILLMGGTVVYAGGITPSMALSLLVGFASLFVLWWNYFALAGPDTKGGDGSTGALRSAYAYAHAFMVFGAILVAVSTELRLSHDHLTPAIVIVTVGGPLVYLIGNILFLRSRFGRIARSRFLAMGVLAVIGVAGIFAVDDLPILVLSLAVLTVTGSLAALTAHQRQARPSHSA
- a CDS encoding response regulator; this translates as MVLGAEEDIDVIGEAGDGVEAIELARKLQPDVILMDIRMPRKDGVAATADITEANLPVRVLILTTFDLDEYVVGALRAGAAGFLCKDVPSEDLVEAIRTVANGGAVVAPRILTTLLGRFAEHDPTSATKSPETLNNLTNREREVLMLVAKGLTNSEIAAELVVGETTVKTHVGNLLAKLGVRDRVQAVVLAYESGLVQPGA